A single region of the Silene latifolia isolate original U9 population chromosome 8, ASM4854445v1, whole genome shotgun sequence genome encodes:
- the LOC141596592 gene encoding F-box/kelch-repeat protein At3g61590-like, with product MDRNAWVTGYQCGTPFKVDSLSDINDELNKDMVSIDSILPDDLLEKILASLPIASIFRAGCVCKRWHEIVISKRFLWNFSLNISSHKPWYFMFTSTDESRGFSYDPALKKWYSIELPRFVTSNWFNASSFGLVCFMNNDNRNELYVCNPVTKSSKRLIEPPGIKFSDYSALAISVNKMSHNYNVSIVKSKQVPGNFYEWDLSIHVYSSETMKWVTSLSEVLNGWRSGDESVICDDVLYFLLYSTRRGTLDHRHGLIHYKLSNCSSEGLLMKNLIPTPCSLTCGRLMNLKGNLVMVGGIEKHERPDIIKGIGIWVLNGTKWEEIARMPHKYFQGFGEFDDVFASSGIEDVIYIQSYGAPALLLFDMNHKQWRWSQKCPVTKRFPLQLFTGFCYEPRLEVSP from the coding sequence ATGGATAGGAATGCATGGGTAACCGGTTACCAGTGTGGCACTCCATTCAAAGTCGATTCACTTTCGGATATAAACGATGAATTGAACAAAGACATGGTCTCTATAGATTCAATTCTGCCGGACGACTTATTGGAAAAAATTCTGGCCAGTCTCCCAATTGCCAGTATTTTTAGAGCTGGTTGTGTTTGTAAGAGATGGCATGAAATCGTGATTTCTAAACGTTTCTTGTGGAACTTTTCTTTGAATATCTCATCACATAAGCCCTGGTATTTCATGTTTACAAGCACCGACGAATCACGTGGGTTTTCATATGATCCAGCCCTTAAGAAATGGTACAGTATTGAGCTTCCTCGTTTTGTCACATCAAACTGGTTCAATGCTTCCTCGTTTGGTTTGGTTTGCTTCATGAATAACGATAACAGAAATGAGCTTTATGTTTGCAACCCTGTCACCAAATCCAGCAAACGACTCATTGAGCCTCCTGGTATTAAGTTCTCTGATTATAGTGCTTTGGCAATCTCGGTGAACAAGATGTCTCACAACTATAACGTCTCTATTGTGAAGTCGAAGCAAGTGCCAGGAAATTTCTACGAGTGGGATCTCTCCATTCATGTTTATAGTTCAGAAACAATGAAATGGGTGACTTCATTGAGTGAAGTTTTAAATGGGTGGAGATCTGGGGATGAGAGTGTCATATGTGACGATGTTCTGTACTTCTTACTTTACTCAACCAGACGTGGAACGCTAGATCATCGTCATGGTTTGATACACTACAAGCTTTCAAATTGCTCTTCCGAAGGCTTACTGATGAAGAATTTGATTCCGACCCCATGTTCTTTGACATGCGGGCGTTTAATGAATCTTAAGGGAAACTTGGTTATGGTTGGAGGTATTGAAAAGCATGAAAGACCCGACATTATCAAAGGGATCGGGATATGGGTCTTGAACGGGACAAAATGGGAAGAAATTGCTCGAATGCCTCATAAATACTTTCAAGGGTTTGGAGAGTTCGATGATGTTTTCGCAAGTAGCGGGATTGAAGATGTTATTTACATCCAAAGCTACGGAGCACCCGCTTTGCTCTTATTTGATATGAACCATAAGCAATGGAGATGGTCACAAAAGTGCCCTGTGACAAAGCGGTTTCCGCTTCAGCTCTTTACTGGTTTTTGCTATGAACCTAGGCTTGAAGTTTCTCCTTAG